From one Neovison vison isolate M4711 chromosome 1, ASM_NN_V1, whole genome shotgun sequence genomic stretch:
- the CALHM6 gene encoding calcium homeostasis modulator protein 6: protein MDKFRSVLDLHLKHHSTLGYGLVTLLTAGGERVFSTAVFQCPCSAAWNLPYGLVFLLVPALVLFLLGFVLNARTWRLLTGCCARGARSGGCGAARRGVLVFAQLSATAAVAPLTWVSVALLGGAFYECAASGSGPLARRLCRGRGPTCEARLPLAPCSPAQAADAQDLLKELKAQSQVLGWILIAVVIIFLLIFTSVSRCLSPVSFLQLKFWKIYLEQEQQILKSQATEHATELAKENIKCFFECTHPKQYNTPSVKDWQQISSLYTFNPKDQYYSMLHKYVNRKEKSQSIRSNEGDAVIPILGFVDTPGMNTAAEL, encoded by the exons ATGGATAAGTTCCGGTCGGTGCTGGACCTGCACCTCAAGCATCACAGCACGCTGGGCTACGGCCTGGTGACCCTCCTGACGGCGGGCGGCGAGCGCGTGTTCTCCACCGCGGTATTCCAGTGTCCCTGCAGCGCCGCCTGGAACCTGCCCTACGGCCTGGTCTTCCTGCTGGTGCCCGCGCTCGTCCTCTTCCTGCTGGGCTTCGTGCTCAACGCGCGCACCTGGCGCCTGCTGACCGGCTGCTGCGCGCGCGGCGCCCGCTCGGGGGGCTGCGGCGCGGCGCGGCGGGGCGTCCTGGTGTTCGCGCAGCTCAGCGCCACCGCCGCGGTCGCGCCGCTCACCTGGGTGTCGGTGGCGCTGCTCGGGGGCGCCTTCTACGAGTGCGCCGCCTCCGGGAGCGGCCCCCTGGCGCGGCGCCTGTGCCGGGGCCGCGGCCCCACCTGCGAGGCCCGGCTGCCGCTGGCGCCCTGCAGCCCCGCGCAGGCGGCCGACGCGCAGGACCTGCTGAAGGAGCTCAAGGCCCAGTCGCAG gttCTGGGCTGGATCCTGATAGCAGTTGTTATCATCTTCCTTCTGATCTTTACATCTGTCTCCCGATGCCTATCTCCAGTTAGTTTCCTGCAGCTGAAATTCTGGAAAATCTATTTGGAACAGGAGCAGCAGATCCTTAAAAGTCAGGCCACAGAGCATGCAACAGAACTGGCCAAAGAGAAtattaaatgtttctttgaaTGCACGCATCCAAAGCAGTACAACACCCCCAGTGTCAAAGACTGGCAGCAGATTTCTTCACTGTATACTTTCAATCCAAAGGACCAGTACTACAGCATGTTGCACAAATATGtcaacagaaaagagaagagtcaGAGTATCAGATCTAACGAAGGAGATGCAGTGATTCCCATTCTTGGCTTTGTAGATACACCCGGTATGAATACTGCTGCCGAGTTATGA